One genomic region from Pyrobaculum islandicum DSM 4184 encodes:
- a CDS encoding methyltransferase domain-containing protein → MDFGYRWRALMEAYKKIWKAYERANFIATLGNVDRWREEAVSLFYAVDGRSPVKVLDAGAGPGNMARHLRGVRYVVALDATPEMLYVNTTADEKVVGVFEYMPFRDKGFDLLLAGYSLHASIDIERAIAEFNRVSLYQCVVSIGNPNNKFVRKLLSIYTKFILPKLVCLITPKEVCKEYKKIHLIISSIPPNAKIREIVGRYSKFMLFKERGFGSVYIYFASSSNFT, encoded by the coding sequence GTGGACTTTGGATATAGATGGCGTGCGCTAATGGAGGCATATAAAAAGATTTGGAAAGCATACGAGAGGGCAAATTTTATCGCCACTCTAGGCAACGTAGATAGGTGGAGAGAAGAGGCCGTTTCGCTTTTCTATGCCGTTGATGGGAGAAGTCCTGTTAAAGTTCTTGACGCGGGGGCAGGCCCGGGCAATATGGCTAGGCATTTGAGAGGAGTGAGATATGTCGTAGCTCTTGATGCAACACCAGAGATGCTCTATGTAAATACGACGGCAGACGAGAAAGTCGTTGGAGTTTTTGAATATATGCCGTTTAGAGATAAGGGGTTTGACTTATTGTTGGCAGGCTATTCTCTACATGCATCAATAGATATAGAGCGGGCTATTGCGGAATTTAATAGAGTCTCTCTATACCAATGTGTGGTATCTATAGGAAATCCTAATAACAAATTTGTTAGAAAGCTTCTTAGTATATATACAAAGTTTATACTTCCTAAACTTGTATGTCTCATAACGCCAAAAGAGGTATGTAAGGAGTATAAGAAAATACATCTAATAATTTCCTCTATTCCACCAAATGCAAAAATCCGCGAAATCGTAGGTAGATACTCTAAGTTTATGCTATTTAAAGAAAGAGGATTTGGTTCTGTTTATATATACTTTGCTAGTTCGTCAAACTTTACTTAG
- a CDS encoding SagB/ThcOx family dehydrogenase, which yields MRRRGFLKFIVASPLGRLLLGIVATLVSSVVIYLDLVNGNVKKATVKGAREILLPYPRLHGTVSVEEALANRRSIREFRDEPIELEELSQLLWAAYGISETRYGLRTAPSAGAQYPLEVYAVVGERGVKADYGYLEAGIYYYDVYRHCLLLKKRGDYREALYRAALEQPWVLTAPVSIIFTAVYSRTVRVYGERGRVRYVPMDLGHAGQNVYLQATALGLGTVTVGAFHDEEVREILELSPEETPLYIMPVGKPLTPYRLTEEELIQFYQNNRKSSY from the coding sequence GTGCGGAGAAGAGGTTTCTTAAAATTCATAGTAGCTAGCCCCTTAGGGCGGCTATTACTTGGCATAGTGGCGACGTTGGTTTCGTCGGTAGTAATTTATCTAGACTTGGTAAATGGAAATGTGAAAAAAGCTACCGTTAAGGGTGCCAGAGAGATTTTGCTTCCATATCCACGTCTCCATGGCACTGTATCTGTAGAGGAGGCTTTAGCAAATAGGCGGTCAATAAGAGAGTTTAGAGATGAGCCGATTGAGCTGGAGGAGTTAAGCCAGCTTCTATGGGCAGCCTATGGTATATCAGAAACTAGATACGGACTTAGAACAGCGCCTAGCGCAGGAGCGCAATACCCGCTGGAGGTGTATGCCGTCGTTGGAGAGCGTGGCGTAAAAGCCGATTATGGTTATTTAGAGGCTGGAATCTATTACTACGACGTATACAGACATTGTCTTCTTTTAAAAAAGAGAGGTGATTACAGAGAGGCTCTATATCGTGCTGCTTTAGAACAGCCGTGGGTACTCACGGCTCCCGTCTCTATAATTTTCACGGCTGTATATAGCAGAACTGTTAGAGTATATGGAGAGAGGGGGCGTGTGAGATATGTGCCAATGGATTTAGGCCATGCCGGACAAAACGTCTATCTTCAAGCGACGGCGTTAGGCCTGGGCACAGTTACCGTCGGGGCTTTTCACGACGAGGAAGTCAGAGAAATATTGGAGCTATCTCCCGAGGAAACTCCCTTGTATATTATGCCAGTGGGAAAACCGTTAACACCCTACAGACTTACAGAAGAGGAATTAATACAATTTTACCAAAACAATAGAAAGTCATCCTATTAA
- a CDS encoding M20 family metallopeptidase, with the protein MEEKAVSLLRRLISIPTVNPPGEKYAEFVDFAERYFKSLGLDTEVLEVPKSEVAKVCPECVDYPRLILIARMGEPRIHFNGHYDVVPPGPLESWKVTKPFEPLYKDGRLYGRGAVDMKGGLTSIMLAVEKAVTAGVKNFEVSFVPDEEIGGETGAGYLARSGKIKAPWVIIAEGSGEDNIWIGHRGLVWFMVEVYGRQAHGSTPWLGLNAFEGAAYIAYRLQEYIKAISTRVSKYEYEDPRGASPTITIGGEVRGSVKTNVVPGYFAFSVDRRVIPEEDIEEVKREFIAFVEKIAKEIPHRVEVKVTNISEPALVEPNHPLVETLASAVEEVVGKKPKRTVCIGGLDARFFIKAGIPTVTYGPGPVNLAHAPDEYVEVKQVINVAETYFRVIKKLAVR; encoded by the coding sequence ATGGAAGAAAAGGCCGTATCCCTTTTAAGGAGACTAATCTCAATTCCCACGGTTAATCCCCCTGGCGAGAAATATGCTGAGTTTGTAGATTTCGCAGAGAGATATTTTAAATCTCTGGGTTTAGACACCGAGGTTTTAGAAGTCCCAAAGTCTGAGGTTGCAAAAGTATGTCCCGAATGTGTGGACTACCCACGGCTTATTTTAATAGCTAGGATGGGAGAGCCGAGGATCCACTTTAATGGACATTACGATGTAGTGCCGCCGGGTCCCCTAGAGAGTTGGAAGGTAACAAAACCTTTTGAACCGCTTTATAAAGACGGGCGGCTCTATGGCAGAGGTGCTGTAGATATGAAAGGCGGCCTTACGTCAATTATGCTAGCAGTGGAAAAGGCCGTGACGGCTGGCGTGAAAAATTTCGAGGTTTCATTCGTTCCTGACGAGGAAATAGGCGGCGAAACTGGAGCCGGTTACTTAGCTAGGTCTGGTAAAATAAAAGCACCTTGGGTAATAATAGCAGAGGGCTCAGGCGAGGATAACATCTGGATTGGCCACAGAGGGCTCGTGTGGTTTATGGTGGAGGTATATGGAAGGCAAGCCCACGGTTCTACACCTTGGCTTGGCTTAAACGCCTTTGAGGGCGCGGCGTATATTGCGTATAGACTTCAGGAGTATATCAAGGCGATATCTACAAGGGTAAGTAAATACGAGTATGAAGATCCGCGGGGGGCTTCGCCTACAATTACCATAGGCGGAGAGGTGAGAGGTTCTGTAAAAACCAACGTGGTACCTGGTTATTTCGCCTTTTCTGTAGATCGGAGAGTTATACCAGAGGAAGACATAGAGGAGGTAAAACGCGAGTTTATCGCTTTCGTAGAGAAAATAGCGAAAGAGATACCTCATAGAGTGGAGGTGAAAGTTACAAACATATCAGAGCCTGCCCTGGTAGAGCCAAACCATCCACTGGTAGAGACTCTTGCTTCTGCCGTTGAGGAAGTGGTTGGCAAAAAACCTAAGAGAACCGTATGTATAGGCGGATTAGACGCCAGATTCTTTATAAAAGCTGGAATACCTACAGTCACCTACGGTCCAGGCCCCGTCAATTTAGCCCATGCGCCAGACGAATATGTCGAAGTAAAACAGGTGATAAACGTAGCCGAGACGTACTTTAGAGTTATCAAAAAACTAGCTGTCCGTTAA
- a CDS encoding long-chain-fatty-acid--CoA ligase: MEKYQLTLNNVWKYIKEVFSEVEVAYLPPHGNNIRSTYGREYERSMRLADGLRQMGVGPGDRVATLDWNTIWHFDLYWAVPGMGAVLHPLNVRLAPEDLVYIINHARDKVLIYHRDFAPLVEKLKPHLKSVQLYIQISDGAGPVAKDPEIEDIIKQGQPKPFPDLNEDTVATIGYTSGTTGRPKGAYFTHRALVLHTLTSAVAFAGFRGFARPECAEEPCTFLQLVPMFHVHGWGTPWTFALLGWRQIYPGRFDPNHTVRLIAEEKVKTMAGVPTVLYMLLTAPDLPKYVAKIREIKPIFVVGGAALPKELAKKAAEVGFIPRVGYGMTETAPILTLGFFRPTEKMPQDLDEYYSLLTATGLPIPLVDLAVVDENLNPVPKDGKTMGEIVVRSPWVTPEYLGDSEKTKEAWRGGWFHTGDVAVWMPDGRVRIVDRAKDVIKSGGEWISSLQLEDLIATHPAVAQAAVIGVPHEKWGERPVAVVVPKPGAMVTEQEIIKHLEKFVESGKIPKWWLPDKVIFVQQLPLTGTGKIDKKVLKEQYKDILRQS; this comes from the coding sequence ATGGAAAAATACCAACTCACATTGAATAATGTATGGAAGTATATAAAGGAAGTTTTTAGCGAAGTTGAAGTTGCATATCTCCCGCCTCATGGCAATAATATTAGATCCACATACGGCAGAGAATACGAAAGATCAATGCGTCTAGCTGATGGACTTAGACAAATGGGCGTGGGACCCGGAGATAGAGTAGCTACACTAGATTGGAACACAATCTGGCATTTCGACCTATATTGGGCTGTGCCCGGAATGGGCGCGGTACTCCATCCACTTAACGTAAGATTAGCGCCAGAGGATCTTGTCTATATTATAAACCATGCCAGAGACAAGGTGTTAATATATCACAGAGACTTTGCGCCACTTGTAGAAAAGCTCAAGCCGCATCTTAAGTCTGTACAATTATATATCCAGATATCCGATGGCGCCGGCCCCGTGGCAAAAGACCCAGAAATCGAGGATATAATAAAGCAAGGCCAGCCCAAGCCCTTCCCAGATCTCAATGAAGATACCGTGGCTACCATAGGCTACACCAGCGGTACGACAGGTCGGCCTAAAGGCGCTTACTTTACACACAGGGCACTGGTGCTACACACATTGACAAGCGCAGTTGCATTTGCTGGTTTTAGAGGGTTTGCCCGCCCCGAGTGTGCAGAAGAGCCGTGTACCTTTTTACAACTAGTGCCTATGTTTCACGTACATGGTTGGGGTACTCCCTGGACGTTTGCGCTTCTTGGCTGGCGCCAAATATACCCAGGCCGTTTTGATCCAAATCACACAGTGAGGCTAATTGCAGAGGAGAAAGTCAAGACTATGGCTGGAGTGCCCACAGTTCTTTACATGTTACTGACGGCTCCAGATTTGCCCAAGTATGTAGCTAAGATCAGAGAGATCAAGCCGATCTTTGTCGTTGGCGGTGCTGCGTTGCCTAAAGAACTTGCTAAGAAGGCGGCTGAGGTTGGATTTATACCAAGAGTAGGTTACGGCATGACGGAAACGGCGCCTATACTTACACTCGGCTTCTTTAGGCCGACGGAGAAAATGCCGCAAGACTTAGATGAGTACTATAGTTTACTTACAGCTACGGGCCTACCTATACCTCTGGTAGATCTAGCAGTTGTGGACGAAAACCTAAACCCAGTGCCTAAAGACGGCAAAACAATGGGCGAAATAGTGGTAAGATCACCATGGGTGACTCCAGAATATCTCGGCGATTCGGAAAAAACTAAAGAGGCATGGAGAGGTGGGTGGTTCCACACAGGCGATGTCGCAGTGTGGATGCCAGATGGACGTGTCAGAATTGTAGATAGGGCTAAAGATGTAATAAAATCAGGCGGCGAATGGATTTCGTCATTACAACTAGAGGACCTTATTGCGACTCATCCAGCAGTTGCTCAGGCGGCGGTTATAGGAGTTCCACATGAGAAATGGGGAGAGAGACCAGTAGCTGTAGTGGTTCCAAAGCCGGGTGCTATGGTAACTGAGCAAGAGATCATAAAACACCTTGAAAAATTCGTGGAGAGTGGTAAAATACCTAAATGGTGGTTGCCCGATAAGGTGATATTTGTACAACAGCTGCCACTGACAGGCACAGGTAAGATTGATAAAAAAGTTTTAAAAGAGCAATATAAGGACATTTTAAGACAAAGTTAA
- a CDS encoding alcohol dehydrogenase catalytic domain-containing protein produces the protein MRAIQLVKFGEPREALKYVELQDPTPGPGEAVVKIEAAGVCGRDLVVRKGAFPHVKPPVIPGHEGVGRVIDVGAGVEKDLVGMRVFLSAIYDGTCDYCRRGLENLCRNAELLGESRNGTYAEYVVIPARFVHPFHGVDPKVAVVATCPLATAVYALRQVDVEGKRVLIVGAGGTGVYIAQLARVRGAEVYVSTRSVEKAKVLKELGVKIAEDRDKDFDIVIDTVGSPTLEKSFKLAKRAGTIVVIGNVTGERASISPALIILRQLKVLGSMAFRPWDIYEALDLLKRGLIKPLYTEYRLENAPKAHEDMERGAVVGRAVLIP, from the coding sequence ATGAGAGCAATTCAACTTGTTAAATTTGGAGAGCCTAGGGAGGCTCTTAAATATGTGGAATTGCAAGATCCAACGCCAGGCCCTGGGGAGGCTGTAGTGAAGATCGAAGCCGCAGGCGTTTGTGGCCGAGATCTTGTCGTGCGTAAAGGCGCTTTTCCGCATGTAAAACCGCCAGTTATACCTGGCCATGAGGGAGTTGGCAGAGTGATTGATGTAGGCGCTGGTGTTGAAAAGGACTTAGTAGGTATGAGGGTATTTCTCTCGGCTATTTATGACGGCACATGTGATTATTGCAGAAGGGGGCTAGAGAATTTATGTAGAAATGCAGAACTACTTGGCGAATCTCGTAATGGCACATATGCCGAATATGTAGTTATTCCAGCGAGATTTGTGCATCCATTCCATGGCGTAGATCCAAAAGTAGCTGTAGTAGCGACATGTCCGCTTGCTACTGCTGTTTATGCGTTAAGGCAGGTGGATGTGGAAGGGAAGAGAGTATTGATAGTAGGCGCCGGCGGCACTGGGGTTTATATAGCACAACTAGCTCGTGTAAGAGGAGCTGAGGTCTATGTATCAACTAGGTCTGTTGAGAAAGCGAAAGTGTTAAAAGAGCTTGGTGTTAAAATAGCTGAAGACAGAGATAAAGACTTTGACATAGTTATAGACACAGTGGGCAGCCCCACTCTTGAAAAATCGTTTAAACTTGCCAAAAGAGCTGGAACTATAGTTGTTATTGGTAATGTCACAGGCGAGCGTGCTTCAATAAGCCCTGCATTGATTATCCTGCGGCAATTAAAGGTGTTGGGTAGTATGGCTTTCAGGCCATGGGATATTTATGAGGCACTAGATTTATTAAAGAGGGGGCTTATAAAGCCCCTTTATACAGAATATAGGCTAGAGAACGCTCCAAAAGCTCATGAAGATATGGAGAGAGGTGCAGTAGTTGGAAGAGCAGTTTTAATTCCCTGA
- a CDS encoding D-aminoacyl-tRNA deacylase — MYVIVASLNDPVSRIFLDVIAPTPLVKTEGNIEIRKFVDFPVVVYRGEPTDFSREDILASFGKYAIFISRHEMANPRPLFTVHTPGSWPDVSISNPPLTSSIFRTLCKLAYEPYTCAFEATHHTPNTSYISATFVEVGSTENEWKDRKAVETLAQAVEEVLNSQIKPNTPAMAIGDLHYVTVTDPVLKGELDLGHVIPKYVDISLQVVQNAYLKHTTPIERAILFKKNVKNPARSEIIEFLKSRGVEIITKG; from the coding sequence ATGTATGTAATAGTGGCATCTCTTAACGATCCTGTATCACGCATATTTCTCGACGTAATTGCGCCTACGCCGTTGGTTAAGACTGAGGGCAATATAGAAATTAGAAAGTTTGTGGACTTCCCAGTTGTGGTGTATAGAGGAGAGCCCACTGACTTCAGCCGCGAGGACATACTGGCCTCTTTTGGAAAATATGCCATTTTTATATCTAGACATGAGATGGCGAATCCAAGGCCGTTGTTTACGGTTCACACTCCTGGCAGTTGGCCCGACGTATCTATATCAAATCCGCCACTTACATCTTCAATATTTAGAACTTTGTGTAAATTAGCGTACGAGCCCTACACATGCGCCTTTGAGGCGACGCACCACACTCCAAATACCTCTTACATATCTGCCACATTTGTAGAAGTTGGAAGTACAGAAAACGAGTGGAAGGACAGGAAAGCAGTTGAGACTTTAGCCCAGGCGGTTGAAGAAGTATTAAACAGTCAGATAAAGCCAAACACGCCGGCTATGGCCATAGGCGATCTCCACTACGTGACTGTGACAGACCCAGTGTTAAAAGGCGAGTTAGACCTAGGCCATGTGATTCCTAAGTATGTAGATATCTCTCTCCAAGTAGTACAAAACGCCTACCTAAAACATACCACGCCTATAGAAAGAGCTATATTGTTCAAAAAGAATGTAAAAAACCCTGCCAGAAGCGAGATAATAGAGTTTCTCAAGTCGCGTGGTGTCGAAATTATCACAAAGGGGTAA